The sequence CGGCCGCGTCGATCTTCGTGTCCACCGGGGACTGGTCCACGGCCTTGTCGACGGAGGGCTGGAGGTTCTTCAGGTACAGGACCGCGTCGGACTCCTCCAGGGAGGCGATCTGCCGGGTGCTGAGCTCCAGGTCGTGCGGTTCCTGGCCGGGGGAGGTGAGGGTGGTGACGTGGACGTGCTTCCCGCCGATCCGCTCGGCGAGGAAGGTCATCGGGTAGAACGACGCGACGACGTCGAACGTGGCGGTGTTGCCCGCTCCCGCCGCGTCGCCGGAGCAGCCGGCGAGGGTGGCGGCCCCGAGGGCGGTGACCGCGGCCAGCGCGGCGGTGGGTATGAGGCGTCGTCGTACGTTCATGACACTCATTTTCATCAAACATGGAAACCGTTGTCAACAACGCTCGTCATACGGTCTGTACCGGGGCCGATTTGGTCGTGGGGGAGCCTGCGCCGGTAACCTGAATCATTCGCTGGAAGCATCTCGCTTCAACGCCCGTCGTCGTAATGAAGAGAGCACCGTGGCCGCCGACAAGATCGACACCATCGTCAGCCTGAGCAAGCGCCGTGGCTTCGTTTTCCCCTGCAGTGAGATCTACGGCGGCCAGCGTGCCGCCTGGGACTACGGACCGCTGGGTGTCGAGCTCAAGGAGAACATCAAGCGCCAGTGGTGGCGCTACATGGTGACGTCGCGCGAGGACGTGGTCGGTATCGACTCGTCCGTCATCCTGGCTTCCGAGGTCTGGGTGGCCTCCGGCCACGTCGCCACCTTCACGGACCCGCTGACCGAGTGCACCTCGTGTCACAAGCGGTTCCGCGCCGACCACCTGGAGGAGGCGTACGAGGAGAAGAAGGGCCACGCCCCGGCCAACGGCCTCGCGGACGTCAACTGCCCGAACTGCGGCAACAAGGGCCAGTTCACCGAGCCCAAGCAGTTCTCCGGCCTGCTGTCCACCCACCTCGGCCCGACCCAGGACTCCGGCTCCGTCGCCTACCTGCGCCCCGAGACCGCCCAGGGCATCTTCACCAACTTCGCCCAGGTGCAGACCACCTCGCGCCGCAAGCCGCCGTTCGGCATCGCCCAGATGGGCAAGTCGTTCCGCAACGAGATCACGCCGGGCAACTTCATCTTCCGCACCCGCGAGTTCGAGCAGATGGAGATGGAGTTCTTCGTCAAGCCGGGCGAGGACGAGCAGTGGCAGGAATACTGGATGGAGCAGCGCTGGAACTGGTACACCGGCCTGGGTCTCCGTGAGGAGAACATGCGCTGGTACGAGCACCCGAAGGAGAAGCTCTCCCACTACTCCAAGCGCACCGCCGACATCGAGTACCGCTTCCGGTTCGGCGGCAGCGAGTGGGGCGAGCTGGAGGGTGTCGCCAACCGCACGGACTACGACCTCTCCGCGCACGCCAAGGCCTCCGGCCAGGACCTCTCCTACTTCGACCAGGAGGCCGGCGAGCGCTGGACGCCGTACGTCATCGAGCCGGCGGCGGGTGTCGGCCGCACCATGCTGGCCTTCCTGCTCGACGCCTACGTCGAGGACGAGGCGCCGAACGCCAAGGGCAAGATGGAGAAGCGGACCGTCCTGCGGCTCGACCACCGCCTCGCGCCGGTGAAGGTGGCCGTGCTGCCGCTGTCCCGCAACCCGGAGCTGTCGCCGAAGGCCAAGGGCCTGGCCCAGGCGCTGCGGCAGAACTGGAACATCGAGTTCGACGACGCCGGCGCCATCGGCCGCCGCTACCGCCGTCAGGACGAGATCGGCACGCCGTACTGCGTGACCGTCGACTTCGACACCCTCGAGGACAACGCCGTCACCGTGCGCGAGCGTGACTCGATGAAGCAGGAGCGGGTGTCGCTCGACCAGATCGAGGGCTACCTGGCGCAGCGTCTGCTGGGCGCCTAGTCAAGACCGCCTGATGCCGGGCGGGCCGTCATCGGCCCGCCCGGCATTCGCGTGTCCGCACCCGCTCAACGGCCCTGGAGCGCCTTGACGTTGTCGCCGAACGTCCAGTTCTTCGAGCCGTCCCAGTTCACGGACCAGGTCATCAGGCCCTTGAGCGAGGTGCCGTAGTTCCGCCAGGCCTGGGCGACCAGGGACGGGGACATGTAGCCGCCGCCGGCGCCGGGCTGGGCGGGCAGGCCCGGGACCTGCTTGTCGTAGGGCACCTTGATCGTCGTGCCCTGCACCACCAGGCCCTTGTTCAGGCAGTCGGTCTGCGCGGTGAAGCCCTGCACGGTGCCCGCCGAGTAGGAGTCGCCGGAGCAGCCGTACATGCTGCCGTTGTAGTACTGCATGTTCAGCCACCACAGACGGCCGTTGTCCGCGTACTTCTTGATGACGGGCAGGTACGCGCCCCAGATCGAGCCGTAGGTGACGCTGCCGCCGGTGACGTACGCCGTCTCCGGGGCCATCGTCAGGCCGAAGCCCGCCGGCATCTGGGCGAGGATGCCGTCGATGATGCGGATCAGGTTGGCCTGGGACGCGGACAGCTGGTTGATGTTGCCGCTGCCGACCAGGCCGGTCTCTATGTCGATGTCGATGCCGTCGAAGTTGTACTTCTTCAGGATCGGCACGATGGTCGCCACGAACCGGTCGGCGACCGCCTGGGACGACAGGTCGATGCCAGCCGCCGCGCCGCCGATGGACAGCAGGATCGTCTGGCCGGACGCCTTGGCCTGGCACATCTCGGCGGGCGTGGCCACCTTGACGCCGGCGTCCATGCCGTCCTCCCACAGCGCGGTGCCGTCGGAGCGGATCACCGGGAAGGCCGCGTTGATCACGTTGTAGCCGTGGGCGGCGATGCGGGAGTCGGTGATCGGGGTCCAGCCGAAGGGCGGGTGGACGCCGTTCGCGGAGCCGTCCCAGTTCTCCCAGTAGCCCTGGAGCACCTTGCCCGCCGGCCGTGACTTCACCGCGCAGGTGTCGGCGGTGGCGGAGGCGGACGCGGCGGGCGCGGTGGCGATGGCGAGCGGGGCGAGGACGGCGCCGGTCAGGGCGGCGGTGAGCAGGCGCAGGGTGCGGCGGAGCATCGGGCCTCCCGGCGGGGGTTCGGGTCGATGGGGTGTCGCAGACATGACAGTGCGCTGGTCCAGACCATTCGTCAAGAGGTCTGGACCAGGACCGTCGGCGGACATTGTTGGAGTGACAGATATTGAAATCTGTCAGCTGTCATGTCACAGTGGAGGCATGACGATGCGAACCCGCGCCCTCGGCGCCACCGGTCCCCAGGTCTCCGCCCTCGGCCTCGGCTGCATGGGCATGTCCGGCATGTACGGCGAGGCGGACCGCGCCGAGTCGATCGCCACCCTCCACGCGGCCCTGGAGGCCGGCGTGACCCTGCTCGACACCGGCGACTTCTACGGCATGGGCCACAACGAACTGCTGATCAACGAGGCGCTCCGCACGGCCCCGGCCGGTCTCCGTGAGAACGCGCTGGTCAGCGTGAAGTTCGGCGCGCTGCGCGGCCCGGACGGCGACTGGTACGGCTTCGACGGCCGCCCGGCCGCCGTGAAGAACTTCGCCGCCTACTCCCTCCAGCGCCTCGGCGTCGACCACATCGACGTCTACCGCCCGTCCCGGCTCGACCCGGACGTGCCGATCGAGGAGACCGTCGGCGCCGTCGCCGAACTGGTCGAGAAGGGCTGGGTCCGGCACATCGGGCTCAGCGAGGTCGGCGCGGACACCATCCGCCGGGCCGCCGCCACCGCCCCCATCGCCGACCTCCAGATCGAGTACGCGCTCATCTCCCGGGGTCCCGAGCGGGAGATCCTGCCCACGCTGCGGGAACTGGGCATCGCCGTCACCGCGTACGGCGTGCTCTCGCGCGGCCTCCTCTCCGGCCATGTCTCGGCCGGCCAGGGCTTCGCCGCGAACGACTTCCGCGCCCACTCGCCGCGCTTCCAGGGCGACAACCTCCGGCACAACCTCAACCTGGTCGAGTCCCTGCGGAAGATCGCGGAGGAGAAGGGCGTCTCCGTCGCGCAGATCGCCATCGCCTGGGTGCTCTCCCGTGGTGAGGACATCGTGCCGCTGGTCGGCGCCCGCACCCGGGAGCGGCTCGGCGAGGCCCTGGGCGCGCTGGACGTGACCCTGGAGGAGGCCGACCTCGCCGCCATCGAGGCGGCCGTGCCGGCGGACGCGGCGGCCGGCGACCGGTACGCGGCGGAGCAGATGGCCATGCTCGACAGCGAACGCTGACGGTCGTGCCGGGTACCGTCTAGACATGCCATCGACCAGCGAAATTCTGACCGCCGAGCGCATCCTCGAAGCCACCGAGGAGGTGCTGCGCCGCCACGGCCCGGCCAAGGCCACCGTGGTCGACGTGGCCCGCGCGCTCGGCGTCAGCCATGGCAGCGTCTACCGCCACTTCCGCACCAAGGCGGCCCTGCGCGAGGCGGTCACCAAGCGCTGGCTGGACCGCACCTCCGAGCGGCTCGCCGGCATCGCCGCCGCCGAGGACCTCGCTCCGGAGCGGCGGCTGCGGGACTGGCTCGCCGCCCTCTTCGAGGCCAAGCGGCACAAGGCGGGCGACGATCCCGAGCTGTTCGCCACGTACACCGTGCTCGTCGACGAACTCGGCGGCGTGGTCCACGACCACCTCGCCGACCTCACCGGCCAGCTGACCCGGATCATCGCGGCGGGCACGGAGTCGGGCGACTTCACCGTCCCCGACCCGGCCACGACGGCCCGCGCCGTCTTCCAGGCCACGGGCCGCTTCCACGACCCGGGTTACGCCCGCGAGTGGACGTCCCCGGGCATCGAGGAGGAGTTCGAGGCGGTGGTGGGGTTGCT comes from Streptomyces sp. SCL15-4 and encodes:
- a CDS encoding TetR family transcriptional regulator, encoding MPSTSEILTAERILEATEEVLRRHGPAKATVVDVARALGVSHGSVYRHFRTKAALREAVTKRWLDRTSERLAGIAAAEDLAPERRLRDWLAALFEAKRHKAGDDPELFATYTVLVDELGGVVHDHLADLTGQLTRIIAAGTESGDFTVPDPATTARAVFQATGRFHDPGYAREWTSPGIEEEFEAVVGLLVRGLRAAG
- a CDS encoding chitinase; this encodes MLRRTLRLLTAALTGAVLAPLAIATAPAASASATADTCAVKSRPAGKVLQGYWENWDGSANGVHPPFGWTPITDSRIAAHGYNVINAAFPVIRSDGTALWEDGMDAGVKVATPAEMCQAKASGQTILLSIGGAAAGIDLSSQAVADRFVATIVPILKKYNFDGIDIDIETGLVGSGNINQLSASQANLIRIIDGILAQMPAGFGLTMAPETAYVTGGSVTYGSIWGAYLPVIKKYADNGRLWWLNMQYYNGSMYGCSGDSYSAGTVQGFTAQTDCLNKGLVVQGTTIKVPYDKQVPGLPAQPGAGGGYMSPSLVAQAWRNYGTSLKGLMTWSVNWDGSKNWTFGDNVKALQGR
- a CDS encoding glycine--tRNA ligase, encoding MAADKIDTIVSLSKRRGFVFPCSEIYGGQRAAWDYGPLGVELKENIKRQWWRYMVTSREDVVGIDSSVILASEVWVASGHVATFTDPLTECTSCHKRFRADHLEEAYEEKKGHAPANGLADVNCPNCGNKGQFTEPKQFSGLLSTHLGPTQDSGSVAYLRPETAQGIFTNFAQVQTTSRRKPPFGIAQMGKSFRNEITPGNFIFRTREFEQMEMEFFVKPGEDEQWQEYWMEQRWNWYTGLGLREENMRWYEHPKEKLSHYSKRTADIEYRFRFGGSEWGELEGVANRTDYDLSAHAKASGQDLSYFDQEAGERWTPYVIEPAAGVGRTMLAFLLDAYVEDEAPNAKGKMEKRTVLRLDHRLAPVKVAVLPLSRNPELSPKAKGLAQALRQNWNIEFDDAGAIGRRYRRQDEIGTPYCVTVDFDTLEDNAVTVRERDSMKQERVSLDQIEGYLAQRLLGA
- a CDS encoding aldo/keto reductase, encoding MTMRTRALGATGPQVSALGLGCMGMSGMYGEADRAESIATLHAALEAGVTLLDTGDFYGMGHNELLINEALRTAPAGLRENALVSVKFGALRGPDGDWYGFDGRPAAVKNFAAYSLQRLGVDHIDVYRPSRLDPDVPIEETVGAVAELVEKGWVRHIGLSEVGADTIRRAAATAPIADLQIEYALISRGPEREILPTLRELGIAVTAYGVLSRGLLSGHVSAGQGFAANDFRAHSPRFQGDNLRHNLNLVESLRKIAEEKGVSVAQIAIAWVLSRGEDIVPLVGARTRERLGEALGALDVTLEEADLAAIEAAVPADAAAGDRYAAEQMAMLDSER